Proteins from a genomic interval of Primulina tabacum isolate GDLZ voucher LSFC59-2 chloroplast, complete genome:
- the rpoC2 gene encoding RNA polymerase beta'' subunit, whose translation MEVLMAKRANLVFHNKVIDGTAMKRLISRLIDHFGMAYTSHILDQVKTLGFQQATATSISLGIDDLLTIPSKRWLVQDAEQQSLILEKHHYFGNAHAVEKLRQSIEIWYATSEYLRQEMNPNFRMTDPFNPVHIMSFSGARGNASQVHQLVGMRGLMSDPQGQMIDLPIQSNLREGLSLTEYIISCYGTRKGVVDTAVRTSDAGYLTRRLVEVVQHIAIRRTDCGTIRGISVSPHNGIMPERIFIQTLIGRVLADDIYMGTRCIATINQDIGIGLVNRFITFRAQPIAIRTPFTCRSASWICRLCYGRSPTHGDLVELGEAVGIIAGQSIGEPGTQLTLRTFHTGGVFTGGTAEHVRAPSNGKIKFNEDFVHPTRTRHGHPAFLCSINLYVTIESKDIRHNVNIPPQSFLLVQNDQYVESEQVIAEIRAGTSTLNFKEKVRKHIYSDSDGEMHWSTDVYHAPEFTYGNVHLLPKTSHLWILLGGTCRSSLVSLSLHKDQDQMSAHSRSVKRRSTSNLSGTNDQSRQKFFTSDFFDKKEERIPDYSYLNRIRCTDCSNLIDPTILDQNYDLFSKRRRSRFIIPLQSIQERENDLMPPSDSNISIEIPINGIFRRNSILAYFDDPRYRRRSSGISKYGTLEMHSIIKKEDLIEYRGDKEFRPKYQMKVDRFFFIPEEVHILPGSSSIMVRNNSIIEVDTQITLNIRSQVGGLVRVEKKKKRIELKIFSGDIHFPGETDKISRHSGILLPPGAGKQNSKESKKWKNWIYVQRITPSKKKSFVLVRPVVTYEITDGINLAALFPPDLLQERDNVQLRVVNYILYGNGKPIRGISDTNIQFVRTCLVLNWDQDKKSSSSEAARASFVEIRANGLIRHFLRIDLVKSPISYRNDLAGSGLLSDNGSDCTNINPFSFIYSKARIQQPLNQITIHTLLNRNTGLQSLIILSSSNCFRMGPFNDVKYQNVIKESIKMTKDPLISIKNPLGPLATAFLILNVYSFFHLLTHDQILVNNYLQLDNLKQTFQVIKYYLMDENEKIYNPDPCSNIIFTLNWYFFHPHFCQTILSLGQFICENICIAKSAPHLKSGQVILVQVDSVVIRPAKAYLATPGATVHGHYGEILYEGDTLITFIYEKSRSGDITQGLPKVEQVLEVRSIDSISMNLEKRVESWNERITIILGMPWAFLIGAELTIVQSRISLVNKIQKVYRSQGVQIHNRHIEIIVRQITSKVLVSEDGLSNVFSPGELIGLLRAERMGRALEEAVCYRAVLLGITRASLNTQSFISEASFQETARVLAKAALRGRIDWLKGLKENVVLGGMIPVGTGLKGLVPPSKQHNKSLLETKNNNLFEGEMRDILFHHKKLFDSFLSKNFHDTSE comes from the coding sequence ATGGAGGTACTTATGGCAAAACGGGCCAATCTGGTATTTCACAATAAAGTGATAGACGGAACTGCCATGAAACGACTTATTAGTAGATTAATAGATCACTTCGGAATGGCATATACATCACACATCCTGGATCAAGTAAAGACTCTGGGTTTTCAACAAGCTACTGCTACATCCATTTCATTAGGAATTGATGATCTTTTAACAATACCCTCGAAGAGATGGTTAGTTCAAGATGCTGAACAACAAAGTTTGATTTTGGAAAAACACCATTATTTTGGGAATGCACATGCAGTAGAAAAATTACGCCAATCCATTGAAATATGGTATGCCACAAGTGAATATTTGCGACAAGAAATGAATCCTAATTTTAGGATGACTGACCCCTTTAATCCAGTCCATATAATGTCTTTTTCGGGAGCTAGAGGAAATGCATCTCAGGTACATCAATTAGTAGGTATGAGAGGATTAATGTCGGATCCTCAAGGACAAATGATTGATTTACCCATTCAAAGCAATTTACGTGAAGGGCTCTCTTTAACAGAATATATAATTTCTTGCTACGGAACCCGTAAAGGGGTTGTGGATACTGCTGTACGAACATCCGATGCTGGATATCTCACGCGCAGGCTTGTTGAAGTAGTTCAACACATTGCTATACGTCGAACAGATTGTGGTACTATCCGTGGTATTTCTGTGAGTCCTCATAATGGGATCATGCCAGAAAGGATTTTTATCCAAACATTAATTGGTCGTGTATTAGCCGATGATATATATATGGGCACACGGTGTATTGCTACTATAAATCAAGACATTGGGATTGGACTTGTAAATCGATTCATAACCTTTCGAGCACAACCAATAGCTATTCGAACTCCTTTTACTTGTAGAAGTGCATCTTGGATCTGTCGATTATGTTATGGTCGGAGTCCTACTCATGGTGACTTAGTTGAATTGGGCGAAGCTGTAGGTATTATTGCAGGCCAATCGATTGGAGAACCGGGTACTCAATTAACATTAAGAACTTTTCATACCGGCGGAGTATTCACGGGGGGTACTGCAGAACATGTGCGAGCCCCTTCTAATGGAAAAATCAAATTCAATGAGGATTTTGTTCATCCGACACGTACACGCCATGGCCATCCCGCGTTTCTATGTTCTATAAACTTGTATGTAACCATTGAGAGTAAAGATATTCGACATAATGTAAATATTCCACCCCAAAGTTTTCTTTTAGTTCAAAACGATCAATATGTAGAATCAGAACAAGTGATTGCTGAGATTCGCGCAGGAACCTCCACTTTGAATTTTAAAGAGAAGGTTCGAAAACATATTTATTCTGACTCAGATGGAGAAATGCACTGGAGTACCGATGTGTATCATGCACCCGAATTTACATATGGTAATGTTCATCTATTACCAAAAACAAGTCATTTATGGATATTATTAGGAGGGACGTGCAGATCTAGTCTAGTCTCACTTTCGCTCCACAAGGATCAAGATCAAATGAGCGCGCATTCTCGTTCTGTCAAGAGAAGATCCACTTCTAACCTCTCAGGAACGAATGATCAGTCGAGACAAAAATTCTTTACTTCAGATTTTTTTGATAAAAAAGAAGAAAGGATTCCTGATTATTCATACCTTAATCGAATTAGATGTACTGATTGTTCTAATCTCATAGATCCAACCATTCTCGACCAGAATTATGATTTATTCTCAAAGAGGCGAAGAAGTAGATTTATCATTCCACTCCAATCGATTCAAGAACGCGAGAATGACCTAATGCCTCCTTCAGATTCAAATATCTCGATTGAAATCCCGATAAATGGCATTTTCCGTAGAAATAGTATTCTTGCTTATTTCGACGATCCGCGATACAGAAGAAGGAGTTCGGGTATTTCTAAATATGGGACTCTCGAAATGCATTCAATCATCAAAAAAGAGGATTTGATTGAGTATCGAGGAGACAAGGAATTTAGGCCCAAATATCAAATGAAAGTGGATCGGTTTTTTTTCATTCCCGAGGAAGTGCATATCTTACCCGGATCTTCTTCCATAATGGTACGGAACAATAGTATCATTGAGGTAGATACACAAATTACTTTAAATATAAGAAGCCAAGTAGGCGGGTTGGTCCGAGTAGAGAAAAAAAAAAAAAGAATTGAACTAAAAATATTTTCTGGAGATATCCATTTTCCTGGAGAGACAGATAAAATATCCCGACATAGTGGCATTTTGCTACCACCAGGAGCAGGAAAACAAAATTCTAAGGAATCCAAAAAATGGAAAAATTGGATCTATGTTCAACGAATCACGCCTAGTAAGAAAAAGTCTTTTGTTTTAGTTCGGCCTGTCGTCACATATGAAATAACGGACGGTATAAATTTAGCAGCGCTTTTTCCCCCGGATCTGTTGCAGGAAAGGGATAATGTGCAACTTCGAGTTGTCAATTATATACTTTATGGAAATGGTAAACCAATTCGAGGGATTTCTGATACCAATATTCAATTCGTTCGGACTTGTTTAGTATTGAATTGGGACCAAGACAAAAAAAGCTCTTCTAGTGAAGCAGCCCGTGCTTCCTTTGTTGAAATAAGGGCAAATGGTTTGATTCGACATTTCCTACGAATCGACTTAGTGAAATCCCCTATTTCATATAGGAATGATTTAGCAGGCTCAGGATTGCTCTCTGATAATGGATCAGATTGCACCAATATCAATCCGTTTTCTTTCATTTATTCCAAGGCAAGAATTCAACAACCCCTTAATCAAATAACTATTCATACGTTGTTGAATAGAAATACGGGATTACAATCATTGATAATTTTGTCATCATCCAATTGTTTTCGAATGGGTCCATTCAATGATGTAAAATATCAAAATGTCATAAAAGAATCAATCAAAATGACAAAAGATCCTCTAATTTCAATTAAGAATCCGCTGGGTCCTTTAGCAACAGCCTTTCTAATTTTGAATGTTTATTCATTTTTCCATTTACTAACTCATGATCAGATCTTGGTAAACAACTATTTGCAACTTGACAATTTAAAACAGACTTTTCAAGTAATTAAATATTATTTAATGGATGAAAACGAGAAAATTTATAACCCCGATCCATGCAGTAACATTATTTTCACTTTGAATTGGTATTTTTTCCATCCCCATTTTTGTCAAACAATACTTAGTCTTGGTCAGTTTATTTGTGAAAATATATGTATAGCCAAAAGTGCACCACACCTAAAATCGGGTCAAGTTATACTTGTTCAAGTCGATTCTGTAGTAATACGACCCGCTAAGGCTTATTTGGCCACTCCAGGCGCAACTGTTCATGGCCATTATGGGGAAATCCTGTACGAAGGAGATACTTTAATTACATTTATATATGAAAAATCGAGATCTGGTGATATAACCCAGGGGCTTCCAAAAGTGGAACAGGTGTTAGAAGTGCGTTCGATTGATTCAATATCGATGAATCTAGAAAAGCGAGTTGAGAGTTGGAACGAACGTATAACAATAATTCTTGGAATGCCGTGGGCATTCTTGATTGGTGCTGAGCTAACTATAGTGCAAAGTCGTATCTCTTTGGTTAATAAGATCCAAAAGGTTTATCGATCCCAGGGGGTGCAGATTCATAATAGGCATATAGAAATTATTGTACGTCAAATAACATCAAAGGTGTTGGTTTCAGAAGACGGACTGTCTAATGTTTTTTCACCCGGAGAACTAATTGGGTTGTTGCGAGCGGAACGAATGGGGCGCGCGTTGGAAGAAGCGGTTTGTTACCGAGCCGTCTTGTTGGGAATAACAAGAGCATCTCTAAATACTCAAAGTTTCATATCTGAAGCGAGTTTTCAAGAAACTGCTCGAGTTTTAGCAAAAGCCGCTCTCCGGGGTCGAATCGATTGGTTGAAAGGCCTGAAAGAGAACGTTGTTTTGGGGGGTATGATACCTGTCGGTACCGGATTGAAAGGATTAGTGCCCCCTTCAAAACAACATAACAAGAGCCTTTTGGAAACAAAAAATAATAATCTATTCGAGGGGGAAATGAGAGATATTTTGTTTCACCACAAAAAATTATTTGATTCTTTTCTTTCAAAGAATTTCCATGATACATCAGAATAA
- the rpoC1 gene encoding RNA polymerase beta' subunit — MNQNFSSMIDRYKHQQLRIGLVSPQQISAWSTKILPNGEIVGEVTKPYTFHYKTNKPEKDGLFCERIFGPIKSGICACGNYRVIGDEKEDPNLCEQCGVEFVDSRIRRYQMGYIKLACPVTHVWYLKRLPSYIANLLDKPLKELEGLVYCDFSFARPIMKKPTFLRLRGFFEYEIESWKYSIPLFFTTQGFDTFRNREISTGAGAIREQLADLDLRIILDNSLVEWKELGEEGPTGNEWDDRKVGRRKDFLVRRMELAKHFLRTNIDPEWTVLCLLPVLPPELRPIIQIDGGKLMSSDINELYRRVIYRNNTLTDLLTTSRSTPGELVMCQEKLVQEAVDTLLDNGIRGQPMRDGHNKVYKSFSDVIEGKEGRFRETLLGKRVDYSGRSVIVVGPSLSLHQCGLPREIAIELFQTFIIRSLIRQHLASNIGVAKSKIREKEPIIWEILQEVMQGHPVLLNRAPTLHKLGIQAFEPVLVGGRAICLHPLVCKGFNADFDGDQMAVHVPLSLEAQAEARLLMFSHMNLLSPAIGDPISVPTQDMLIGLYVLTSGNRRGICVNRYNRWNRRNYQNKRGDNNNFNYTKEPLFSNSYDAIGAYRQKRINLDSPLWLRWRLDQRVISSREIPIEVHYESLGTYYEIYGHYLIVRSIKKEIIFIYIRTTGGHISLYREIEEAIQGFSQACSYGT; from the exons ATGAATCAAAATTTTTCTTCTATGATCGATCGGTATAAACATCAACAACTACGAATTGGATTAGTTTCTCCTCAACAAATAAGCGCTTGGTCCACTAAAATCCTGCCTAATGGAGAGATAGTTGGAGAAGTGACAAAACCCTATACTTTTCATTACAAAACCAATAAACCGGAAAAAGATGGATTATTTTGTGAAAGAATTTTTGGGCCTATCAAAAGTGGAATTTGTGCTTGTGGAAATTATCGAGTAATCGGAGATGAAAAAGAAGACCCGAATCTTTGTGAACAATGCGGAGTCGAATTTGTTGATTCTCGGATACGAAGATACCAAATGGGCTACATCAAACTCGCATGCCCAGTAACTCATGTGTGGTATTTAAAACGTCTTCCTAGTTATATTGCGAATCTTTTAGATAAACCTCTTAAAGAATTAGAAGGCCTAGTTTATTGCGAT TTTTCTTTTGCTAGGCCCATAATGAAAAAACCCACTTTCTTGCGATTACGAGGTTTCTTCGAATATGAAATCGAATCTTGGAAATACAGCATCCCGCTTTTTTTTACTACCCAGGGCTTCGATACATTTCGAAATCGAGAAATCTCTACTGGTGCAGGTGCTATTCGAGAACAATTAGCCGATCTAGATTTACGAATTATTCTAGATAATTCGTTGGTAGAATGGAAAGAATTAGGGGAAGAAGGACCCACAGGAAATGAATGGGACGATCGAAAGGTTGGAAGAAGAAAGGATTTTTTGGTTAGACGCATGGAATTAGCTAAGCATTTTCTTCGAACAAATATAGACCCAGAATGGACGGTTTTGTGTCTATTACCAGTTCTTCCTCCTGAGTTGAGACCGATCATTCAGATCGATGGGGGTAAATTAATGAGCTCGGATATTAATGAACTCTATAGAAGAGTTATCTATCGGAACAATACTCTTACCGATCTATTAACAACAAGTAGATCTACGCCAGGAGAATTAGTAATGTGTCAGGAGAAATTAGTACAAGAAGCCGTGGATACACTTCTTGATAATGGAATCCGGGGGCAACCAATGAGGGATGGTCATAATAAAGTTTACAAGTCATTTTCGGATGTAATTGAAGGCAAAGAGGGAAGATTTCGCGAGACTCTCCTTGGCAAACGGGTCGATTATTCAGGGCGTTCCGTCATTGTCGTAGGTCCTTCACTTTCATTACATCAATGCGGATTGCCGCGCGAAATAGCAATAGAGCTTTTCCAGACGTTTATAATTCGTAGTCTAATTAGACAACATCTTGCTTCGAACATAGGAGTTGCTAAAAGTAAAATTCGGGAAAAAGAACCGATTATATGGGAAATACTTCAGGAAGTTATGCAGGGGCATCCTGTATTGCTGAATAGAGCACCCACTCTGCATAAATTAGGCATACAAGCATTCGAGCCCGTTTTAGTGGGGGGACGTGCTATTTGTTTACATCCATTAGTTTGTAAGGGATTCAATGCAGATTTTGATGGGGATCAAATGGCTGTTCATGTACCTTTATCTTTGGAGGCTCAAGCGGAGGCCCGTTTACTTATGTTTTCTCATATGAACCTTTTGTCTCCCGCTATAGGAGATCCCATTTCCGTACCAACTCAAGATATGCTTATCGGACTTTATGTATTAACGAGCGGGAATCGTCGAGGGATTTGTGTAAATAGGTATAATCGATGGAATCGCAGAAACTATCAAAATAAAAGAGGTGACAATAATAACTTTAATTATACGAAAGAACCCCTCTTTTCTAATTCCTATGATGCAATTGGAGCTTATCGACAGAAACGAATCAATTTAGATAGTCCTTTGTGGCTCCGGTGGCGACTAGATCAACGCGTTATTTCTTCAAGAGAAATTCCCATCGAAGTTCACTATGAATCTTTAGGAACTTATTATGAGATTTATGGACACTATCTAATAGTACGAAGTATAAAAAAAGAAATTATTTTTATATACATTCGAACCACTGGTGGTCATATTTCTCTTTATCGAGAAATCGAAGAAGCCATACAGGGATTTTCTCAGGCCTGTTCATATGGTACCTAA
- the rpoB gene encoding RNA polymerase beta subunit codes for MLGDGNQAMSTIPGFNQMQFEGFCRFIDQGLTEELYKFPKIEDTDHEIEFQLFVERYQLVEPLIKERNAVYESLTYSSELYVSAGLILKTSRDMQEQTILIGNIPLMNSLGTSIVNGIYRIVINQILQSPGIYYRSELDHNGISVYTGTIISDWGGRSELEIDKKARIWARVSRKQKISILVLSSAMGSNLREILDNVYYPEIFLSFLNDKERKKIGSKENAILEFYQQFACVGGDPVFSESLCKELQKKFFQQRCELGRIGRRNINQRLNLDISQNNTFLLPRDILAAADHLIGLKFGMGALDDMNHLKNKRIRSVADLLQDQFGLSLVRLENVVRGAICGAIRHKLIPTPQNLLTSTPLTTTYESFFGLHPLSQVLDRTNPLTQIVHGRKLSYLGPGGLTGRTASFRIRDIHPSHYGRICPIDTSEGINVGLIGSLAIHARMGHWGSLESPFYEISERSTGLRLLYLSPGKDEYYMLASGNSLALNRDIQEEQVVPARYRQEFLTIAWEQVHLRSIFPFQYFSIGASLIPFIEHNDANRALMSSNMQRQAVPLSRSEKCIVGTGLERQIALDSGALAIAQRGGKIIYIDIDKILFSWNGDILNIPLIMYERSNKNTYLHQKPQVRRGKCIKKGQILADGAATVGGELALGKNVLVAYMPWEGYNSEDAVLISERLVYEDIYTSFHIRKYEIQTHVTSQGPERITSEIPHLEARLLRNLDKNGIVMLGSWVETGDILVGKLTPQMVKESSYAPEDRLLRAILGIQVSTSKETCLKLPVGGRGQVIDVRWIQKRGGSSYNPETIRIYISQKREIKVGDKVAGRHGNKGIISKILPRQDMPYLQDGRPVDMVFNPLGVPSRMNVGQIFECSLGFAGGLLDRHYRIAPFDERYEQEASRKLVFSELYEASKQTANPWVFEPEYPGKSRIFDGRTGNPFEQPVIIGKPYILKLIHQVDDKIHGRSSGHYALVTQQPLRGRAKQGGQRVGEMEVWALEGFGVAHILQEMLTYKSDHIRARQEVLGTTIIGGTIPNPEDAPESFRLLVRELRSLALELNHFLVSEKNFQMNRKEA; via the coding sequence ATGCTGGGGGATGGAAATCAGGCAATGTCTACAATACCTGGATTTAATCAGATGCAATTTGAAGGGTTTTGTAGGTTCATTGATCAGGGTTTGACAGAAGAACTTTATAAGTTTCCAAAAATTGAAGATACAGATCACGAAATAGAATTTCAATTATTTGTGGAACGATATCAATTGGTAGAACCATTGATAAAGGAAAGAAATGCTGTGTATGAATCACTCACATATTCTTCTGAATTATATGTATCCGCAGGATTAATTTTGAAAACCAGTAGGGATATGCAAGAACAAACTATTTTGATTGGAAACATTCCTCTAATGAATTCCCTCGGAACTTCTATAGTAAATGGAATATATAGAATTGTGATCAATCAAATACTGCAAAGCCCTGGCATTTATTACCGGTCAGAATTGGACCATAACGGAATTTCGGTCTATACCGGCACCATAATATCAGATTGGGGGGGAAGATCAGAATTAGAGATTGATAAAAAAGCAAGAATATGGGCTCGCGTGAGTAGGAAACAAAAAATCTCTATTCTAGTTCTATCATCAGCTATGGGTTCGAATCTAAGAGAAATTCTAGACAATGTTTATTATCCTGAAATCTTTTTATCTTTTCTGAATGATAAGGAGAGAAAAAAAATTGGATCAAAAGAGAATGCCATTTTAGAGTTTTATCAACAATTTGCTTGTGTAGGTGGGGATCCGGTATTTTCTGAATCCTTATGTAAGGAATTACAAAAGAAGTTCTTTCAACAAAGATGTGAATTGGGAAGGATTGGTCGACGAAATATAAACCAAAGACTGAACCTTGATATATCCCAGAACAATACATTTTTGTTACCACGAGACATATTGGCAGCCGCTGATCATTTGATTGGACTGAAGTTTGGAATGGGTGCACTTGACGATATGAATCATTTGAAAAATAAACGTATTCGTTCTGTAGCGGATCTTTTACAAGATCAATTCGGATTGTCTCTGGTTCGTTTAGAAAATGTGGTTCGCGGAGCTATATGTGGAGCAATTCGGCATAAATTGATACCGACTCCTCAGAATTTGTTAACTTCAACTCCATTAACAACTACTTATGAATCTTTTTTTGGTTTACACCCCTTATCTCAAGTTTTAGATCGAACTAATCCATTGACACAAATAGTTCATGGGCGAAAATTGAGTTATTTAGGTCCTGGAGGACTAACAGGGCGAACTGCTAGTTTTCGGATACGAGATATCCACCCTAGTCACTATGGTCGTATTTGCCCAATTGACACATCTGAGGGAATCAATGTTGGACTTATTGGATCCTTAGCAATTCATGCGAGGATGGGTCATTGGGGATCTCTAGAAAGTCCGTTTTATGAAATTTCGGAGAGATCAACAGGGTTACGATTGCTTTATTTATCACCAGGTAAAGATGAATACTATATGTTAGCGTCAGGCAATTCTTTAGCGTTGAATCGGGATATTCAGGAAGAACAGGTGGTTCCTGCTCGATATCGTCAAGAATTCCTGACTATTGCATGGGAACAGGTTCATCTTCGAAGTATTTTTCCCTTCCAATATTTTTCTATTGGAGCTTCCCTTATTCCTTTTATTGAACATAATGATGCGAATAGGGCTTTAATGAGTTCTAATATGCAACGTCAGGCAGTTCCGCTTTCTCGGTCCGAGAAATGCATTGTTGGAACTGGGTTGGAACGACAAATAGCTCTAGATTCAGGGGCTCTTGCTATAGCACAACGTGGGGGAAAGATCATTTATATCGATATTGACAAGATCCTTTTCTCATGGAATGGAGATATTCTAAACATTCCATTAATTATGTATGAACGTTCCAACAAGAATACTTATCTGCATCAAAAACCCCAGGTTCGCCGGGGTAAATGCATTAAAAAAGGACAAATTTTAGCAGATGGTGCTGCTACGGTTGGTGGTGAACTTGCTTTGGGGAAAAACGTATTAGTAGCTTATATGCCATGGGAAGGTTACAATTCTGAAGATGCAGTACTCATTAGTGAGCGTTTAGTATATGAAGATATTTATACTTCTTTTCACATACGGAAATATGAGATTCAGACTCATGTGACAAGTCAAGGCCCTGAAAGGATCACTAGCGAAATCCCGCATTTAGAAGCCCGTTTACTTCGCAATTTAGACAAAAATGGAATTGTGATGTTGGGATCTTGGGTAGAGACGGGTGATATTTTAGTAGGTAAATTAACGCCCCAAATGGTGAAAGAGTCGTCGTATGCCCCCGAAGATAGATTGTTACGAGCCATACTTGGCATTCAGGTATCTACTTCAAAAGAAACTTGTTTAAAACTACCTGTAGGTGGTAGGGGCCAGGTTATTGATGTGAGGTGGATCCAGAAAAGGGGAGGTTCTAGTTATAATCCAGAAACGATTCGTATATATATTTCACAGAAACGTGAAATCAAAGTAGGCGATAAAGTAGCTGGAAGACACGGAAATAAGGGCATCATTTCAAAGATTTTGCCTAGACAAGATATGCCTTATCTGCAAGATGGAAGACCTGTTGATATGGTCTTCAACCCATTAGGAGTACCTTCACGAATGAATGTAGGACAGATATTTGAATGTTCGCTGGGGTTCGCGGGGGGTCTACTAGACAGACATTATCGAATAGCACCTTTTGATGAGAGATATGAACAAGAAGCTTCGAGAAAACTAGTGTTTTCTGAATTATATGAAGCCAGTAAACAAACAGCAAATCCATGGGTATTTGAACCTGAGTATCCAGGAAAAAGTCGAATATTTGATGGAAGGACGGGGAATCCTTTTGAACAACCCGTTATAATAGGAAAGCCTTATATCTTGAAATTAATTCATCAAGTTGATGATAAAATCCATGGACGTTCCAGTGGACATTATGCGCTTGTTACACAACAACCCCTTAGGGGAAGGGCAAAACAGGGGGGACAACGAGTAGGTGAAATGGAGGTTTGGGCTCTAGAAGGATTTGGTGTTGCTCATATTTTACAAGAGATGCTTACTTATAAATCTGATCATATTAGAGCGCGTCAAGAAGTACTTGGTACTACGATCATTGGAGGAACAATACCGAATCCGGAAGATGCTCCAGAATCGTTTCGATTGCTTGTTCGAGAACTACGATCTTTAGCTCTGGAACTGAATCATTTCCTTGTATCTGAGAAAAACTTCCAGATGAATAGGAAGGAAGCTTAA